The Anastrepha ludens isolate Willacy chromosome X, idAnaLude1.1, whole genome shotgun sequence genome includes a window with the following:
- the LOC128870264 gene encoding uncharacterized protein LOC128870264, with the protein MTGKHTAASTARADKKPNTQTELQDKQTDRQEEVTDALKKQSDNWTRRPSKDELRMTGSPSKDELLASSQETVEGKAVGQSTPTTKNQPTTSAKAMGIRKNETKGKVHPKDETDKARCQKVVDEYLAFQAENRTDAKKRNRSHDETGKVTKKHKISDQVAVASKPIKRFSEVARNHLQMALVDETSNRGKPVLDKWSEIEARLSRIVVDYVMASPEGQTPGFDSVEVVRGYRAIKCDDQFSLHFLTNVIGKIQNSWEGLKLKLIPASEISRMQRARIWVPNMEFEANQLTPYLQAHNRSVSKAEAPQRHSRSFLLLITEESLEPLEKVGKKLRFGIRKIQLKIFRSANPEEEQDEVDGANELLTGMQLDDTESEKGNQ; encoded by the exons ATGACGGGGAAACATACTGCCGCATCGACAGCACGGGCtgataaaaaaccaaacacgCAGACAGAACTACAGGACAAGCAAACAGACAGACAGGAGGAAGTGACGGACGCACTTAAAAAACAGTCAGACAATTGGACAAGACGTCCGAGCAAGGACGAACTGAGGATGACTGGGTCACCCTCAAAGGATGAGCTCTTGGCCTCCAGCCAAGAAACAGTTGAgggcaaagctgtgggccaaagtacgccaacaactaaaaatcAACCAACAACATCCGCTAAAGCCATGGG GATTCGAAAAAACGAGACCAAAGGTAAAGTTCATCCCAAAGATGAGACCGACAAGGCAAGATGTCAAAAGGTGGTTGATGAATACTTGGCATTCCAAGCCGAAAACAGGACAGATGCCAAAAAACGAAACCGCTCGCATGACGAAACTGGGAAGGTaacaaagaagcacaagatATCGGATCAGGTCGCAGTTGCCTCCAAACCTATCAAGCGATTTAGTGAGGTGGCACGGAACCATCTTCAAATGGCATTGGTAGACGAAACCTCGAACCGCGGAAAACCAGTTCTTGACAAATGGTCAGAGATTGAGGCACGGTTGTCTCGCATAGTCGTTGACTATGTCATGGCGAGCCCGGAGGGCCAAACACCAGGTTTCGACTCGGTGGAGGTAGTCCGCGGTTACCGTGCCATTAAATGCGATGACCAATTCTCACTGCATTTTCTGACAAACGTGATTGGTAAAATCCAGAACAGCTGGGAAGGCTTGAAACTCAAGTTAATTCCGGCTAGCGAGATTTCACGAATGCAGAGGGCTCGCATCTGGGTACCAAACATGGAGTTTGAAGCCAATCAACTAACCCCCTACCTTCAGGCGCATAATCGCTCGGTGTcgaaagcggaggctccgcaaaggCACAGCAGGTCTTTCCTCCTTCTAATTACAGAAGAGAGTCTGGAACCACTGGAGAAAGTGGGAAAAAAACTTCGGTTTGGCATTAGGAAGATccagctgaagatattccgttctGCAAACCCGGAAGAGGAGCAGGATGAGGTCGATGGTGCCAACGAACTGCTGACTGGCATGCAGCTAGATGACACCGAGTCCGAAAAAGGAAACCAATAA